From Fusobacteriaceae bacterium, a single genomic window includes:
- the dnaJ gene encoding molecular chaperone DnaJ, with product MEKRDYYEVLGVEKNASADELKNAYKKLALQWHPDKFGSAEESKKKEAEEKFKEINEAYSVLSDPEKKAQYDRFGHDAFRQGGPGAGGFGDINIDDIFASVFGGRGFGGFGNFGGFGRSQGSYAEPGEDLTYQIEITLEEAAFGVDKTIRYRRKVKCPVCGGTGGDPSSPAKTCPKCGGTGRIRTVQRTIFGQIAQEGECDQCHGSGKIYEKKCASCGGSGTKVENTEIKRHIPAGIQSGQRLLIRDMGEASEHGGPNGDLYIFVRVKKHKIFERVENDIFCQIPISYATAVLGGEVEVPVLNGTRNVKIPAGTQTGKKFKLRGEGITPERSGVAGDEIIEVIIETPVELTEEQKKKLKEFDACLSEKNYKKETWKDKIKNFFS from the coding sequence ATGGAGAAGAGAGATTATTACGAAGTGCTGGGCGTAGAAAAAAATGCTTCGGCCGATGAGCTCAAAAACGCCTACAAAAAACTCGCGCTCCAGTGGCATCCCGACAAGTTCGGCAGCGCTGAGGAAAGCAAGAAGAAGGAAGCCGAGGAAAAATTCAAAGAGATCAACGAAGCGTACAGCGTCCTCTCCGATCCCGAAAAGAAAGCGCAATATGACAGATTCGGCCATGACGCCTTCCGCCAGGGCGGGCCGGGAGCGGGCGGATTCGGCGATATCAATATCGACGATATTTTCGCCAGCGTTTTCGGCGGCAGGGGCTTCGGCGGATTCGGGAATTTCGGCGGATTCGGCCGGAGTCAGGGCAGCTACGCCGAGCCCGGCGAGGATCTGACCTATCAGATTGAAATTACGCTGGAAGAAGCGGCTTTCGGCGTCGACAAGACGATCCGCTACCGCAGGAAAGTCAAATGTCCGGTCTGCGGCGGAACAGGGGGCGATCCCTCCTCTCCGGCCAAGACCTGTCCCAAGTGCGGCGGAACCGGCAGGATCCGGACCGTACAGCGGACCATATTCGGGCAGATCGCCCAGGAAGGCGAGTGCGACCAGTGTCACGGCAGCGGCAAGATCTATGAGAAAAAATGCGCGAGCTGCGGCGGAAGCGGCACAAAGGTCGAGAATACCGAGATCAAGCGGCACATCCCCGCAGGCATCCAGTCGGGGCAGCGGCTTTTGATCCGGGACATGGGCGAAGCCAGCGAACACGGAGGCCCCAACGGGGATCTCTATATCTTCGTGCGAGTCAAGAAGCACAAGATCTTCGAGCGCGTGGAAAACGACATTTTCTGCCAGATTCCCATTTCCTACGCGACCGCTGTCCTCGGCGGCGAAGTGGAAGTTCCGGTACTGAACGGGACCCGGAACGTGAAAATCCCCGCGGGAACCCAGACCGGCAAAAAATTCAAGCTCCGGGGCGAGGGGATTACGCCCGAGCGCTCGGGCGTCGCGGGGGACGAGATCATCGAAGTTATTATCGAAACGCCTGTGGAATTGACCGAGGAACAAAAAAAGAAACTCAAGGAGTTTGACGCCTGCCTGAGCGAAAAAAATTACAAGAAAGAAACCTGGAAGGACAAGATCAAAAATTTCTTTTCCTAG
- a CDS encoding ABC transporter permease subunit, which produces MRKFLLTPTSKVLKYAILLLLWEGAARLAGNPLIFPGIGPVFRAFLVICRDDRPVIFRTLRDLILSFSFSLLAALALSLCAVRSKSVRGLLSPIFSLVNATPSVILIILVMIWGDAALVPFTISAAVLIPILCGGFLDALDVNELEIGDICRVYRITGWQRIRFVDLPGIFHRFSAQFPATATLNLKLLVSAELLAQKSASIGGKIFFSKLYLETASIFAWIGVIFLLNQLLFSLFSVLFVRPLSSSAK; this is translated from the coding sequence ATGAGAAAATTTTTGTTGACGCCGACCAGTAAGGTTTTGAAATATGCGATTTTACTCTTGTTGTGGGAAGGCGCGGCCCGTCTGGCGGGAAATCCCCTGATTTTTCCGGGAATCGGCCCGGTTTTCCGCGCGTTCCTCGTGATTTGCCGCGACGACCGGCCCGTGATTTTCCGTACGCTGCGGGATCTGATTCTGTCTTTTTCCTTTTCGCTGCTCGCGGCGCTTGCGCTCTCCCTCTGCGCGGTCCGCAGCAAATCTGTCCGGGGCTTGCTTTCCCCGATTTTTTCTCTCGTCAACGCTACCCCTTCCGTAATTCTGATCATTCTCGTCATGATATGGGGTGACGCGGCCCTGGTACCTTTCACGATTTCGGCGGCCGTCCTGATTCCGATTCTCTGCGGCGGCTTTCTCGACGCCCTCGATGTCAATGAACTGGAAATCGGAGACATTTGCCGGGTCTACCGGATAACGGGCTGGCAACGGATCCGTTTCGTGGATCTTCCGGGCATTTTCCACCGGTTTTCCGCCCAGTTTCCCGCGACCGCTACGCTCAATCTGAAACTTCTCGTCTCGGCCGAACTGCTCGCCCAAAAATCCGCCTCCATCGGCGGAAAAATCTTCTTCAGCAAGCTTTATCTGGAAACGGCGTCCATCTTCGCTTGGATCGGCGTCATTTTTCTTTTGAACCAGCTTCTTTTCTCGCTCTTCAGCGTTCTTTTTGTCCGCCCCCTCAGTTCGTCCGCGAAATAA
- a CDS encoding type II toxin-antitoxin system RelB/DinJ family antitoxin translates to MSDTTNLSIRIDRNLKEEADKIFNDLGMNLTTAITVFIRQAVRQRKIPFELTLGENESARKITMAEAVAATERIWQASIKNGTDKMTLAEIEAEI, encoded by the coding sequence ATGTCCGATACAACAAATTTGAGTATTCGAATAGATCGCAATTTAAAAGAAGAAGCGGATAAAATTTTCAATGATCTCGGTATGAACCTGACAACGGCAATTACCGTTTTTATCCGTCAGGCAGTTAGACAGCGGAAAATACCGTTTGAGCTGACTTTGGGAGAAAATGAATCCGCACGAAAAATTACGATGGCGGAAGCAGTGGCTGCCACTGAGCGGATTTGGCAAGCTTCCATCAAAAATGGGACCGATAAGATGACGCTTGCGGAAATTGAGGCGGAAATTTGA
- the yajC gene encoding preprotein translocase subunit YajC, translating into MSLLQGGQGGFSMMPIIMVMGVFLIFSVMSGKKKEKKEKEKLEAIKPGQEIMMKSGIFGKVVKIDDRFAYIKISNGVQVKILKEGIQFAVDENTFRAAPEKKEKTSLFGGLFGKKSAEKEAPAVKEAPAKAAEAIEEAEIVEDKTDDNGSDA; encoded by the coding sequence ATGTCGTTATTACAGGGTGGACAGGGCGGATTCTCAATGATGCCTATCATTATGGTGATGGGCGTATTTCTCATTTTCTCGGTCATGTCCGGCAAGAAAAAAGAAAAGAAGGAAAAGGAAAAACTGGAAGCCATCAAACCGGGACAGGAAATCATGATGAAATCCGGCATTTTCGGAAAAGTCGTGAAGATCGACGACCGCTTCGCCTACATCAAGATCAGCAACGGCGTTCAGGTCAAAATCCTCAAAGAGGGGATCCAGTTCGCCGTCGACGAGAACACATTCAGAGCGGCGCCGGAAAAGAAAGAGAAGACCTCGCTCTTCGGCGGGCTTTTCGGTAAAAAAAGCGCCGAAAAAGAGGCGCCTGCGGTAAAGGAAGCGCCGGCCAAAGCCGCTGAAGCCATTGAAGAAGCGGAAATCGTGGAGGACAAAACGGACGATAACGGATCTGATGCCTGA
- a CDS encoding homoserine dehydrogenase, with product MKIAILGFGTVGSGVYDIITNQTSPLLANIKVAKILIRKGKEKKLPIMVDDIADIVNDPEIALVVESMGGLHPAYEYIKLALTHGKHVVTANKAVLARNIAEFEALAKENGVFLSFEASTAGGIPWIASVEKARRIDAVSRFYGILNGTTNYILDSMDEREEDFADALAKAQELGYAEADPSADIDGVDVKNKVVISCAIAFNSVVDIDSFPCYGIRNIDKRDIAYFKRENRIVKLIGEASRFGDKYEAFVMPNAFTRDAMEATVRRNLNIVTLCGSTIGELKFYGQGAGKFPTANAVIQDILDIFSEKTEYTIDVKRKIDYDDTQSKNNYILRTGRALTNPLFRAVIPFEGLYYHHADGLTIREMRGLAEQAGEADKRFFIIKQADF from the coding sequence ATGAAGATAGCCATATTGGGGTTTGGAACGGTTGGAAGCGGCGTTTATGACATCATCACCAACCAGACATCCCCGCTGTTGGCCAACATCAAAGTTGCAAAAATCCTGATCCGGAAAGGGAAAGAGAAAAAACTGCCGATTATGGTCGATGACATCGCGGATATCGTAAATGATCCCGAAATTGCCCTCGTTGTGGAAAGTATGGGCGGGCTCCATCCCGCGTACGAATACATCAAACTGGCCCTGACTCATGGAAAGCATGTGGTCACGGCCAATAAAGCCGTTTTGGCGAGAAATATCGCGGAATTTGAGGCTTTGGCCAAAGAAAACGGCGTATTTTTGTCTTTCGAGGCCAGTACGGCGGGGGGCATCCCCTGGATCGCCTCGGTGGAAAAGGCCCGTCGTATCGATGCCGTTTCACGGTTTTACGGGATATTGAACGGGACGACGAACTATATTCTGGATTCCATGGACGAGCGGGAGGAAGATTTTGCCGACGCCCTGGCAAAGGCCCAGGAATTGGGCTACGCCGAGGCCGATCCTTCGGCGGATATCGACGGGGTCGACGTTAAAAATAAAGTCGTCATTTCCTGCGCCATCGCCTTCAATTCCGTCGTCGATATTGATTCCTTTCCTTGCTACGGCATCCGGAACATCGACAAGCGGGATATCGCCTATTTCAAGCGGGAAAACCGCATCGTGAAGCTGATCGGCGAGGCCAGCCGCTTCGGCGACAAGTATGAGGCCTTCGTGATGCCCAACGCCTTCACCCGGGACGCCATGGAAGCCACGGTGCGCCGGAACCTCAATATCGTCACGCTCTGCGGCAGCACCATCGGGGAGCTCAAATTTTACGGTCAGGGCGCGGGCAAATTTCCCACGGCAAACGCCGTCATACAGGATATTCTCGACATTTTTTCCGAAAAGACGGAATATACCATTGACGTCAAGCGGAAAATCGACTATGATGATACGCAAAGCAAAAACAACTATATATTGAGAACCGGCCGGGCGCTGACGAATCCTCTGTTTCGCGCCGTGATCCCCTTTGAGGGGCTGTACTACCACCATGCCGACGGCCTGACGATCCGGGAGATGCGGGGGCTGGCCGAGCAGGCCGGTGAAGCGGACAAGCGGTTCTTTATCATAAAACAAGCGGATTTTTAG
- a CDS encoding GerMN domain-containing protein: protein MLGRHFKKLTFYIIVWLLFVATGFVYLSSRKAGDIRSIKAIAKKEIVTKTEKITVWSPAADGKSLTREEAEIGQSESKRDRIRAIVAKDLEVLAAKGFVPAGKIIPLNCYITEDNTVYVDFNLSVSELEAETPQNALIITSLVNSVAELPEINKIKFMVNGKDGKKNLNKFYRKN from the coding sequence ATGCTGGGAAGGCATTTTAAAAAACTGACGTTTTATATCATCGTGTGGCTGCTCTTTGTGGCGACGGGTTTCGTGTATCTCTCGAGCCGCAAGGCGGGAGATATCCGCTCCATCAAGGCCATCGCGAAAAAAGAGATCGTGACAAAGACGGAGAAAATCACGGTCTGGTCTCCGGCCGCCGACGGGAAGTCCCTGACGCGGGAGGAAGCGGAGATCGGTCAGAGCGAATCCAAGCGGGACAGGATCCGCGCCATTGTGGCCAAGGATCTTGAGGTCCTGGCGGCAAAGGGCTTTGTCCCGGCCGGCAAGATCATCCCGCTCAATTGTTATATTACCGAAGACAATACGGTTTATGTGGATTTCAACCTCTCGGTCAGCGAGCTGGAGGCGGAAACCCCGCAAAACGCCTTGATCATCACGTCGCTCGTCAATTCGGTGGCCGAACTGCCCGAGATCAACAAGATCAAATTCATGGTGAACGGCAAGGACGGCAAAAAGAACCTGAACAAATTTTACCGGAAGAATTGA
- a CDS encoding N-acetylmuramoyl-L-alanine amidase — protein MKKRWICFVFVFFAFLCQAGTISAVKVSRSKVAVEFDEKKGDIRKPKVEYDKFTRLLYLEYPKTNLAPKVKAGGGKSKYYDDIQVVDHGSSVGVFVTLAKDVTYEVSQRGKGTVITLDNGRKQYTIAIDAGHGGKDSGAVSKNKAHEEKDIALAVAKYLRAELSEDFKVIMTRDSDVFIPLSERPAMANRIKTDFFISVHINAAPNRSEASGSEIYYFSTEKPSAYAAKIAAFENSFSEYGGKKDSEIKQIMGSLAYKKNQEKSVQFANPTVEAIARSLRLPNRGIHGANFAVLRGFDGPGVLLELGYITNGQDLKQLLNNKNQRAVAKAVAAQVRAFFE, from the coding sequence ATGAAAAAACGTTGGATTTGCTTTGTGTTTGTTTTCTTTGCTTTCTTGTGCCAGGCCGGCACCATTTCGGCGGTCAAGGTCTCAAGAAGCAAGGTCGCGGTGGAATTTGACGAGAAAAAAGGTGATATCCGGAAGCCCAAGGTGGAATACGACAAATTTACCCGCCTGCTCTATCTCGAATATCCCAAAACGAACCTCGCGCCCAAAGTAAAGGCAGGGGGAGGCAAAAGCAAATATTATGACGACATCCAGGTCGTGGATCACGGCTCATCGGTGGGGGTTTTTGTGACGCTCGCCAAAGACGTGACCTATGAGGTCTCCCAGCGCGGCAAAGGTACCGTCATCACCCTCGACAACGGCCGCAAGCAGTATACGATCGCCATTGACGCCGGACACGGCGGCAAAGACTCCGGCGCCGTCAGCAAAAACAAGGCCCACGAGGAAAAGGATATTGCCCTCGCGGTGGCCAAATACCTGCGGGCGGAGCTTTCGGAGGATTTCAAGGTCATTATGACCAGGGACAGCGACGTGTTTATTCCGCTTTCGGAACGGCCCGCCATGGCAAACCGGATCAAGACGGACTTTTTCATCAGCGTCCACATCAACGCCGCGCCCAACCGCTCGGAGGCTTCAGGCTCGGAAATCTACTATTTTTCGACGGAAAAGCCCTCGGCTTACGCGGCCAAAATCGCGGCTTTTGAAAACAGCTTCAGTGAGTACGGCGGCAAGAAGGACAGCGAGATCAAGCAGATCATGGGCTCTCTGGCTTACAAGAAAAACCAGGAGAAATCCGTTCAGTTCGCGAACCCCACGGTGGAAGCCATCGCCCGTTCGCTCCGGCTCCCCAACAGAGGGATACACGGGGCAAATTTCGCGGTGCTCCGGGGCTTCGACGGACCGGGGGTCCTTCTGGAACTGGGCTACATCACCAACGGGCAGGATCTGAAACAACTCCTCAACAATAAAAACCAAAGGGCCGTGGCGAAAGCCGTGGCGGCCCAGGTGCGGGCATTCTTTGAATAG
- a CDS encoding aspartate kinase — protein MLKIVKFGGSSVANSEQFKKVKDIVLSDESRQFVVISASGKGKGADNKITDLLFLCHAHLEYNIACDNIYQIIRDRFTGIKRDLDLTYDIEGELDLIRSELNKDTDIHYLVSRGEYLTALLMAEYLGYHFVDAKDLIFFNYDGTIDYPRIKSKLSEITKTQSKLVIPGFYGSLPNGALRIMSRGGGDVTGSIMANVVSADIYENWTDVSGILTADPRIVKNPRHINAITYSELRELSYMGASVLHEEAVFPVKEKNIPIHILNTNRPADEGTYIFDKCEDNEPDNIVTGIAGKKNFSILTIQKNRLENKVGIIKKALDILEKYRIPVEHIPTGIDSFSVIVDNAKIKPNIYEIMMELKTNCEADDVSIIEHIALIATVGRNMKRRSGVSGRLFSALGKRGINIYAISQTSEEINIITGVAESAYEDTIRAIYEEFVGCTK, from the coding sequence ATGCTGAAAATTGTGAAATTCGGCGGCTCGTCGGTCGCCAACAGCGAACAGTTCAAAAAAGTCAAAGACATTGTATTATCCGATGAAAGCCGGCAGTTTGTGGTGATCAGCGCCTCAGGAAAGGGAAAGGGCGCCGACAACAAGATCACGGACCTGCTTTTTTTGTGCCACGCCCATTTGGAGTACAATATCGCCTGCGACAACATTTATCAGATCATCCGGGACCGGTTTACGGGCATCAAGCGGGATCTCGACCTGACGTACGACATTGAGGGGGAATTGGATCTGATCCGTTCCGAACTCAATAAAGATACCGATATCCATTACCTCGTGAGCCGCGGCGAATACCTGACGGCCCTCCTGATGGCGGAATATCTGGGCTATCACTTTGTGGACGCCAAGGACCTGATTTTTTTCAATTATGACGGAACCATCGATTATCCGAGGATCAAAAGCAAGCTCTCGGAGATCACGAAAACACAAAGCAAGCTGGTGATTCCCGGCTTTTACGGCTCCCTTCCCAACGGGGCGCTTCGGATCATGTCCCGGGGCGGCGGCGACGTCACGGGCTCCATCATGGCCAATGTGGTCAGCGCCGATATCTATGAGAATTGGACGGACGTTTCGGGGATTCTGACCGCCGATCCGCGCATCGTGAAAAACCCCCGGCACATCAACGCCATTACGTACAGCGAGCTCAGGGAGCTCTCGTACATGGGGGCCAGCGTGCTCCACGAGGAAGCCGTATTTCCCGTAAAAGAAAAAAACATCCCGATCCATATCCTGAACACGAACCGGCCCGCCGACGAAGGGACCTATATTTTCGATAAATGCGAGGACAACGAGCCCGACAATATCGTAACCGGCATCGCGGGGAAGAAAAATTTTTCCATCCTCACGATCCAGAAAAACCGGCTCGAAAACAAAGTCGGAATCATCAAAAAAGCCCTCGATATCCTGGAAAAATACAGAATTCCCGTCGAACACATTCCGACGGGGATCGATTCCTTTTCCGTGATCGTCGACAACGCCAAAATCAAGCCGAATATCTATGAAATCATGATGGAGCTGAAAACCAATTGCGAGGCCGATGACGTCTCGATTATCGAGCATATTGCCCTGATCGCCACCGTGGGACGGAACATGAAACGGCGCTCCGGCGTCTCAGGACGGCTCTTCAGCGCCCTCGGGAAGCGGGGAATCAATATTTACGCCATTTCCCAGACCAGCGAGGAGATCAACATCATCACGGGCGTGGCCGAAAGCGCCTACGAAGATACGATCCGGGCCATTTACGAGGAATTTGTGGGGTGCACAAAATAA
- a CDS encoding NrtA/SsuA/CpmA family ABC transporter substrate-binding protein — MKKVLVVVGMLLLCALAFSKDKIGVTYVKSPLNVPSIVEREKGIFQKAFEKWGLEVEYSTLTAGPDQTNALASGDIQFLHAVGATSVILAAANGLDIKIIDVYSRAPGAYMLFSKTKIPTDAASLKGKKVAGPKGTILHELLLAFLAKNGLKESDVEFIKMDIPNAKAALDNGSIDIALLAGPAAYNAELAGNYIVATGEGLIDPVIVSATSEKYLKSNPEVVEAFLQARKDILAYMAENYDEVIALSAKETDLDKEAVLKMYPLYDFDNTIRDSDVSAMEKTMDFMLQNGMIEKKVDIKSLILTK; from the coding sequence ATGAAAAAAGTTTTAGTCGTTGTCGGTATGTTGCTGTTGTGCGCTTTGGCCTTTTCCAAGGACAAAATCGGCGTGACCTACGTAAAATCGCCGCTGAATGTGCCGTCCATTGTGGAAAGGGAAAAAGGAATTTTTCAGAAAGCCTTTGAGAAATGGGGGTTGGAGGTGGAATACTCCACGCTGACGGCGGGACCGGACCAGACAAACGCGCTGGCGTCCGGAGATATCCAGTTTCTGCACGCGGTAGGCGCGACGTCGGTCATTCTGGCCGCCGCAAACGGTCTGGACATCAAGATCATCGACGTCTACAGCCGCGCGCCCGGCGCGTATATGCTGTTTTCCAAGACAAAAATTCCGACGGACGCGGCTTCTCTTAAAGGGAAAAAGGTCGCGGGACCCAAGGGGACCATCCTGCATGAGCTGCTCCTGGCGTTTCTGGCCAAAAACGGCTTGAAAGAGTCCGATGTGGAATTTATCAAGATGGACATCCCCAACGCCAAGGCGGCCCTCGATAACGGCAGCATAGACATCGCGCTGCTTGCGGGACCCGCCGCCTACAACGCGGAACTCGCCGGAAATTATATCGTCGCGACCGGCGAAGGGCTCATTGATCCCGTAATTGTGTCGGCGACCAGCGAAAAATACCTGAAGAGCAATCCGGAAGTCGTGGAAGCGTTTCTCCAGGCGCGAAAGGATATCCTCGCGTACATGGCGGAAAATTACGACGAAGTGATCGCCCTCAGCGCCAAAGAGACCGACCTCGATAAAGAGGCCGTGCTCAAAATGTATCCGCTCTACGATTTTGACAACACGATACGGGACAGCGACGTCAGCGCCATGGAAAAAACCATGGACTTCATGCTCCAAAACGGGATGATCGAGAAGAAAGTGGATATCAAATCGCTGATTTTAACGAAATAA
- a CDS encoding ABC transporter ATP-binding protein, translating into MSVFEGLSFECCIGGITAILGKSGSGKTTFLRMLSELESIDGGVLEIPGNKRIGFVFQEPRLLPWLSAYDNIAVVLGKKPSTADRENVWKWLELVGLKDFARAKPAQLSGGMQQRVAIARAFFYEPDIILMDEPFAALDYFTREAMQRELLKIQALTQKDIVFVTHNIDESLLLGKKIIIFERGGVKKEYSLEDYPYPRDLLDQKMITVKQDILTQLK; encoded by the coding sequence ATCAGCGTATTTGAAGGCCTCAGCTTCGAATGCTGCATCGGGGGAATCACCGCCATTTTGGGGAAAAGCGGCAGCGGAAAGACGACATTTCTGCGTATGCTTTCAGAACTTGAATCCATAGACGGCGGCGTATTGGAAATCCCCGGCAACAAAAGAATCGGCTTCGTTTTCCAGGAGCCGCGTCTGCTGCCCTGGCTGAGCGCCTATGACAATATCGCGGTCGTCCTCGGAAAAAAACCTTCGACAGCGGATCGGGAAAACGTATGGAAGTGGCTTGAGCTCGTCGGGTTAAAGGATTTCGCCCGGGCGAAGCCCGCGCAGCTGTCAGGCGGCATGCAGCAGCGGGTAGCCATCGCGAGGGCCTTTTTCTATGAGCCGGACATCATTCTGATGGACGAGCCCTTTGCCGCGCTGGATTATTTCACGCGAGAGGCCATGCAGCGGGAACTGCTGAAAATCCAGGCGCTGACCCAAAAGGACATCGTCTTTGTGACTCACAATATCGACGAAAGTCTGTTATTGGGAAAGAAAATCATCATCTTTGAGCGGGGCGGCGTGAAAAAAGAATATTCTCTCGAAGACTATCCCTATCCGCGGGACCTGCTTGATCAGAAAATGATTACGGTAAAACAGGACATTTTAACTCAATTAAAGTAA
- a CDS encoding ABC transporter permease: MSFLRAKTKSLVFLLILLCLWQILSQAGVWNSYVFPSPQKVALAFAKMLRSGELAKHVGTSVKRVFTGYALSFGAAFILGALAGIKEKTFGWYKGIFEFMRHVPPLSLIALLILWFGIGETTKLIIIFLATFFPMFLSIKKGIGSCDPKLLEVGKIFRFSKWKRFTKIILPNAIPDIVVGMRIGLGYAWRAIIGAEMVAASAGLGYFIIDAQQMSRSDKIIVGIVFIGLTGFLTDLLFQLMLKRFNWGGDQN, from the coding sequence ATGAGCTTTCTGCGCGCGAAAACGAAAAGCCTTGTCTTTCTGTTGATTCTGCTGTGCCTTTGGCAGATTTTGTCCCAAGCGGGCGTCTGGAACAGTTATGTGTTTCCGAGTCCGCAAAAAGTGGCCCTCGCCTTCGCGAAAATGCTCCGGAGCGGGGAACTCGCCAAACATGTGGGAACCAGCGTGAAACGCGTGTTTACGGGCTATGCCCTCTCTTTCGGCGCGGCTTTTATCCTTGGCGCTCTGGCGGGAATCAAAGAAAAGACCTTCGGCTGGTACAAGGGAATCTTCGAGTTTATGCGGCATGTGCCGCCCCTTTCCCTGATCGCGCTCCTCATTTTGTGGTTCGGGATCGGCGAAACGACAAAGCTGATCATCATTTTCCTCGCGACCTTTTTCCCGATGTTTCTCAGCATCAAAAAAGGCATCGGAAGTTGCGATCCGAAACTCCTTGAGGTCGGGAAAATTTTCCGCTTTTCAAAATGGAAGCGCTTTACGAAAATTATCCTGCCTAACGCGATTCCGGATATTGTGGTCGGCATGCGCATCGGTCTCGGATACGCCTGGCGGGCCATTATCGGAGCGGAAATGGTGGCCGCTTCAGCCGGGTTGGGGTATTTCATCATTGACGCCCAGCAGATGTCCCGCTCGGACAAAATTATTGTCGGCATTGTCTTTATCGGCCTGACGGGATTCTTGACGGATTTGCTGTTTCAGCTGATGTTGAAGCGATTCAACTGGGGAGGGGATCAAAATTAG
- the thrC gene encoding threonine synthase: MQKIYESTRSGNIRKSAANAILEGLAPDGGLFVLEQSAESPLDWRALEGKSYAETAKAVLGKFLDFPDEALTEAVSLAYDGKFAAAEPANLTALREAHILELFHGPTCAFKDFGLQMLPQLIRLSLEATGLKKDILIVTATSGDTGKAALEGFKDAPRTKIFVFYPHEKVSRIQALQMLTQEGRNVGVAAIRGNFDDAQSGVKALFGDAAFLKALDTANIQLSSANSINIGRLAAQTVYYVWAYLRLVDSGVIRAGEKINFVVPTGNFGNILSGWYAYRMGLPVNRFICASNANNVLTDFLETGRYDRKRDFLTTISPSMDILISSNLERLLYGASGGDHAKVAGLMGDLREKGVYQAGGGLFSTIREIFAGACADDDATRQTIREVFQKERYVLDPHTAVAWRAFEDCRNRRSELLGGCRTVILSTASPYKFATDVLTAIDGPQETADPFAQMRRLAELTGTSIPRSLETLQTKPVLHDGVVDISQMAASVLKALGGMRS, translated from the coding sequence ATGCAAAAAATTTACGAAAGCACAAGATCCGGAAACATCCGGAAATCAGCGGCAAATGCCATTTTGGAGGGTCTCGCCCCCGACGGCGGCCTCTTTGTTCTTGAACAATCGGCCGAATCGCCCCTCGATTGGCGCGCTCTGGAGGGCAAATCTTACGCGGAGACAGCCAAAGCGGTCTTGGGGAAATTTCTGGATTTTCCCGATGAAGCCCTGACGGAAGCCGTATCTTTAGCCTATGACGGTAAATTTGCCGCGGCGGAACCGGCGAATTTGACGGCCCTGCGGGAAGCGCATATTCTGGAACTCTTTCACGGGCCCACCTGCGCCTTCAAAGATTTCGGCCTGCAAATGTTGCCCCAGCTGATCCGGCTGTCCCTTGAGGCGACGGGACTCAAAAAAGACATCCTCATCGTGACCGCGACCTCCGGAGATACCGGTAAAGCGGCCCTAGAAGGCTTCAAGGACGCGCCCCGCACGAAAATTTTCGTCTTTTACCCCCATGAGAAAGTGAGCCGGATCCAGGCATTGCAAATGCTGACCCAGGAAGGCCGGAACGTAGGCGTCGCAGCGATCCGCGGGAATTTTGACGACGCCCAGAGCGGCGTCAAGGCCCTCTTCGGGGACGCCGCTTTTTTGAAGGCTCTGGATACCGCAAATATTCAGCTCTCCAGCGCCAATTCCATCAACATCGGCCGTCTGGCCGCCCAGACCGTCTACTATGTGTGGGCGTACCTGCGCCTTGTGGACTCAGGCGTGATCCGGGCCGGTGAAAAAATCAATTTCGTCGTCCCCACGGGGAATTTCGGCAATATCCTGTCAGGCTGGTACGCATACCGCATGGGCCTGCCGGTAAACCGCTTTATTTGCGCGTCAAACGCCAATAACGTCCTGACGGATTTTTTAGAGACGGGCAGATATGACCGGAAGCGGGATTTTCTGACGACGATTTCCCCGTCGATGGATATTCTGATTTCAAGCAACCTCGAGCGCCTGCTTTACGGCGCAAGCGGAGGCGATCACGCCAAGGTGGCGGGTCTCATGGGCGACCTCAGGGAAAAAGGCGTCTATCAAGCGGGCGGCGGACTGTTTTCAACGATCCGTGAGATCTTCGCGGGGGCTTGCGCGGATGATGACGCCACCCGACAGACAATCCGCGAGGTTTTTCAAAAAGAGCGCTATGTGCTCGATCCGCATACGGCAGTGGCCTGGCGCGCGTTTGAAGATTGCCGGAACAGGCGGTCCGAACTTTTGGGCGGCTGTCGGACCGTGATCCTTTCCACGGCCTCGCCGTACAAATTCGCGACGGATGTGCTGACGGCCATCGACGGCCCGCAAGAGACGGCCGATCCCTTCGCGCAGATGCGAAGACTGGCTGAGCTCACGGGGACGTCCATTCCCCGAAGTCTCGAAACATTACAGACAAAACCTGTCCTCCATGACGGCGTTGTCGATATTTCCCAAATGGCCGCTTCGGTCCTCAAGGCCCTCGGGGGGATGCGCTCATGA